The following coding sequences are from one Melospiza melodia melodia isolate bMelMel2 chromosome 2, bMelMel2.pri, whole genome shotgun sequence window:
- the VTCN1 gene encoding LOW QUALITY PROTEIN: V-set domain-containing T-cell activation inhibitor 1 (The sequence of the model RefSeq protein was modified relative to this genomic sequence to represent the inferred CDS: deleted 2 bases in 1 codon) yields the protein MDNGTGCEGGGLCANAVLSFFPNSMTTVIVILAAVIALIIGFGVSGKHSISVTALTSLGNIGQRSILGCSFEPDIRMDSIAIQWAKEGVAGLVHEFKGGKDHLQEQDPSFQGRTAVFADQVIGGNASLELRDVQLSDAGIYQCSVTTARGSGAAVLRYRTGAFSMPVVQVEHGSHEDALQCEAPRWFPRPAVRWMACGDTGEHLPLAANTSYQLNPKNITVKVVSLLHNITANATYTCVIENSIAKAVANIRVTDFSTTKVTNLQLVNLNAESVSSSFPACHWMLLLPLYLLST from the exons atgGACAAT GGCACGGGCTGTGAAGGAGGTGGGCTCTGTGCTAACGctgtcctttcctttttccccaacAGCATGACTACAGTCATTGTCATCCTGGCTGCAGTGATCGCCCTGATCATTGGTTTTGGTGTCTCAG GAAAACACTCCATCAGTGTGACGGCGCTGACGTCTCTGGGGAACATTGGCCAGCGCAGCATCCTGGGCTGCTCTTTCGAGCCCGACATCCGGATGGACAGCATTGCAATCCAGTGGGCCAAGGAGGGAGTAGCTGGGCTGGTTCACGAGTTTAAGGGAGGGAAGGACCACCTGCAAGAGCAGGATCCATCATTTCAGGGCCGCACGGCCGTGTTTGCGGACCAGGTGATCGGCGGGAATGCCTCCCTGGAGCTGAGGGATGTGCAGCTCTCCGATGCTGGCATCTACCAGTGCTCTGTCACCACAGCCAGAGGGAGCGGGGCAGCGGTGCTGCGCTACAGGACAGGAG CCTTCAGCATGCCCGTGGTGCAGGTGGAGCACGGAAGCCATGAGGACGCGCTGCAGTGCGAAGCGCCGCGCTGGTTCCCTCGCCCTGCCGTGCGCTGGATGGcctgtggtgacactggggagcaCCTGCCCCTCGCTGCCAACACCAGCTACCAGCTGAACCCCAAAAACATCACTGTGAAGGTGGTTTCCCTCCTGCACAACATCACTGCTAATGCCACCTACACCTGTGTGATTGAAAACAGCATTGCCAAGGCTGTGGCCAACATCAGAGTGACAG ATTTCAGCACTACAAAGGTGACCAACTTGCAGCTGGTGAACCTGAATGCAGAGTCAGTGTCATCCTCCTTTCCAGCCTGTCACTGGATGCTTCTGCTTCCCTTGTACCTGCTGTCAACATAA